In a genomic window of Brassica rapa cultivar Chiifu-401-42 chromosome A10, CAAS_Brap_v3.01, whole genome shotgun sequence:
- the LOC117129295 gene encoding uncharacterized protein LOC117129295: protein MEVYINDMLVKSLTANNHIKHLTTCFESLNNVLVREDRGEQRPIFYTSKVLDNAETRYSPLKKLAYAVVVAARKLRPYFQSHTIHAVELSEYDVEFKSKTCAKSQVLADFLTELPPSQYDDDLNTKNWCLYVDGSSSRNGSGVGIRLISPTSEIIEQSFRLAFPASNNEAEYEALIAGLRLAKAVGVNKIETFCDSQLVANQFSSEYETRNDRMNAYLQVVQKLSQDFTNFTLTKIPRSDNSSADALAALASTSDPLLRRMIPVESIDKPSIELVMGVNIIDDLDEEMDDTNEMNEPTPEKEVEDLIDWRDEIKLYITEETTPDNRWAARRLKARCAHYVMNDNVLFKWSSTKALLRCIHGQEVRWVLEETHEGAGGNHSGGRALAIKIK, encoded by the exons ATGGAAGTTTACATcaacgacatgctcgtcaaatccctcactGCCAACAACCACATCAAACATTTAACAACTTGTTTCGAAAGCCTCAACAA TGTTCTGGTTCGCGAAGACCGTGGGGAGCAGCGTCCAATCTTCTACACCAGCAAGGTTCTCGACAACGCCGAAACAAGATACTCACCACTCAAAAAACTCGCCTACGCCGTAGTTGTCGCAGCACGCAAACTCAGGCCGTATTTTCAATCCCACACCATCCAC GCAGTCGAGCTCAGCGAATACGACGTCGAGTTCAAAAGCAAAACATGTGCAAAGTCTCAGGTGTTAGCAGATTTTCTGACCGAGCTACCTCCATCCCAATACGACGACGATCTCAACACCAAGAATTGGTGTCTCTACGTCGACGGCTCATCTTCACGAAACGGATCAGGTGTTGGAATACGACTCATATCTCCTACCAGTGAGATCATCGAGCAGTCTTTTCGCCTCGCTTTCCCAGCTTCCAATAACGAAGCTGAATACGAAGCTCTCATCGCTGGTCTCCGTCTTGCAAAAGCGGTTGGTGTGAACAAGATAGAAACTTTCTGCGACTCTCAACTCGTCGCCAATCAATTCAGCAGTGAATACGAGACGAGAAATGACCGAATGAATGCTTACTTACAGGTTGTCCAAAAACTTTCCCAGGATTTCACCAACTTCACCCTCACCAAAATTCCCCGAAGCGACAATTCCTCCGCCGACGCTCTCGCCGCTTTAGCATCAACCTCTGATCCTTTGCTCAGAAGAATGATTCCAGTGGAAAGCATCGATAAACCGAGTATCGAATTAGTCATGGGAGTCAACATCATAGATGACCTCGACGAAGAGATGGACGACACCAACGAGATGAACGAACCTACACCCGAAAAAGAAGTTGAGGATTTAATCGATTGGCGCGATGAAATCAAACTCTACATTACCGAGGAAACAACACCAGACAACCGCTGGGCCGCACGACGCTTGAAAGCTCGATGCGCACACTATGTCATGAACGACAACGTCCTCTTCAAATGGAGCTCGACCAAAGCATTACTGCGGTGCATACATGGTCAAGAAGTTAGATGGGTCCTCGAAGAGACACACGAAGGCGCAGGTGGTAATCATTCAGGGGGACGAGCCTTAGCCATTAAAATCAAGTGA